CGTtatggctagaagggatacagcaactGCCAAAATCTCATGAAATCTTGTCGGATGAGCGCTGTTAATGAACTTAAGTATCAggatttttcaaaatatgtattaccttgcatgcatgtctgtTTGTGACCAAACAAAATTattatatagtttatataaattTCCAACTTATTCCCATAAATTCCAGTTATTCCCATTCATTTGCATTAAGTTTCCAATTTGGAGTATTTGCAAATTCCCCAGATTaagttcccatggaaagttttcAGAAATTTATCGGAAACGTTCTGCCCCTTTGCAACcctagctgtatcccatctagccaaaaCTGTGCTTCTTGGCCAGCCATTTTGGGTTTTggctattttatttttttgtagcaCAATGCAGTAGCTTACAAACCCAATGGTATCGCGAACTTGGTATGATTCTTCAGCACCATGCCCTGAATGTACCTGCAACATTTTGGGGAGGCACCACATAGTGGTCAAGAGATATAATACAACTTATATAAAACTGCTTATAATTTTGGATTCTTTTTTCCTGCTGTTATAGATCTGATCAGTTTTCAATCCTTGGGTCATACAGAGTAAGACAATACCAGAAATGTTATAATTGATAATACATCCTGTCCGCGATATTGAACACCTTCTTTTCTAACTCACACTtcacacttaaaaaaaagtcGGATAGATTAATAAACGTATTTGGCAGGCTGTCTGGGGATAGGACTCTGAGCTCAGAAATGGGTTCGTACGCAAAGTATCCCCCCTAGGTTTAGGTAGTAACCTGGTGAGTAAGAGGAGATGGGGTGGTGGAGGGATTCTGAAGACTGTAGAGAATCCTTAGGTGAGTTTGACTGTGATTATATATGGGCTTCCCTTATGCTGATTGGGTAGATATGTTGATTACCGAATGTAGACAGCTGGTGATACTAGAGTATTTGTTGACTACTGATTGTAGAGGCActtatagtttatttgacttgttCCTCCCGAACTAcgttaataaaacataattttgagAAATTTTACGTGACATCAAAATGCCTAATTTTGAAAAATCTTTTTACACATTGACACCAATAAGCATGCTGAATTTCATCAACATCTGTTGATATGGGAACTTATATCTAcagaaaatataattttacaaatattttaaaaaatagccaaaaatatatgtgctgaaatatatttcaaaatctttacaaaaatgtatattttttggcaatttttttgtatattttgaaatatatagtttaaaaaataaatatattttaaagcatttatataaaCATGGCATTGGAAGAAagcttttattatatttatttttatattatattttcaactgcaaaaatatacttataattttatattttatacataggTATACATTATATACAAACTTTAgccagaaaaaatatattttttgacatatgggtaaaattagaaatgtatttgttgcgcCTGAAATACATGTTAAtatataaagtataaaatatatactacaACATTTTCTAattcaaaaatacatttaattaagctttactctctacaaaatgtattaagcATACATATTTTTGGTATGGGTGCTTGGACCCTGAAAATTGccattttcgtcatcagaaaATATTTGCATTCACCAgtgacaaaagttttttttttataagaaacaaaacaacaagAATATCTTGATAAGTTAGCATAATTCTCAAATGTAAGTTGAAAGGTAAAACAACATCCAGAGATctttgtcacatggtgtacaaAAAGCACATCTGTCCATGCTGATCGATTTGCGCAGCGCTTATATGTTTCCCTGTTTAATGAGAAAACAGTgatgttattgcattatttcACATCAATTTCCTATTCAGTCCACTATAAACCTCAGCTGGTGTCGATCAGTTGTCAAGCTGTCTCAGATTACCGAATCAACAAAACCCCAGCATCTGATTGATAATTCACCTGCCACCTCCAGTATACTTCTACATACATCAAGTAACGTTTCTTTATTAGTCATTTTCCTTGTTGTCGCCCCACCCCCTCAGCGTAACCCCCCCTCAACAGAGATCCACCTGATCATATCAAAGGCTTCAGGGCTCGGCATGCACCTGTGAGTATATAAGAGACCAGAGCTCATTCAGAAAAACACAGCAAGAGAGTGATTCATTCACAGACCCATGAAAAAAACTGTATAGAGATAACAGAGGAGGAGCGGAGCCGAGATTTACACAGATAAGGGCTGGAGACCAAAACAAGATTTAAGACGAGAGAGACTTCACAGAACTTACACCGCAAATTAAGAAAGGTAAAAAaattggttttatttttaatacaaagcatgttatttaaaatgatgcacttctttgatatctttatttgtgttatATCTATTATTAAAATGATCACAAAACAATCTGACATATTGCCATCTGCTGTAGAAGTAAATCGTGGTTTATacagaatgaataaaaatgttttaatcatctgtaacaactttatcattataaaatgtattttagtctTTATTTTACACATCTATGTTCCAGTTGTATAGTTAAGTACTCAGTGATATAAAGCAACCCATATggttagggtttggtttagggttagttgcatgtagTTATGCATAATTATAAACTATACCAAAGGCTGTAAAACAGTTATGAATCTCTTTGTGTGACGCAGAGCTGCTCTAGGATCCTATCAATAATAAtgctataaataataataatgataaatgAATATGATAATATTGTAGTGTATGACTATAAGAGAGTGGTCCATTTCAGTTTTTCAAGATTTACTATTTATAGGTAAACTACTATTTacgaaaaattatttttgtttcattctgtCAACTACTGACAACATTATGCCAAattcttaataaaaaataatgttttattttatatatcagCATCATATactcagaaaaaagaaattcatacaggtttagaacaacatgaggatgagtaaatgatgacagaattttcattttaaagtgaactatccctttaaagtcaaAAGTGCAGTGGTCTCTTACTTTTTTCCACGACTGtatatatgggtgattctcgagAAATGAgtcttatgaggtgtcatgaaacactttgataaaaaaagtaaatgcaaagtaagaatatcaaaataagaagcatacagttacaaacatctcttcatgtactattttgcacatgatttcaaatgacatcatacaaaccaattttgttgttttttccacatttaagagGGAAATTTtaattaccgcaacgtgtccatgactggatttgggttctttgacatggaaacatttataataaaaaaaatctaaaaaataaaaagcttcagtgcatgttatactataaacatttacagtaaagaaacatgtggtatttggtgatcattggtaaatgtagagacaataataaggaatataaatgtgtccaagaccaattttctcatcctccgcaacaattttcaatcattgtttaagccttcaaggaactaacattttcaacaaaaaaaaacccattgttggaagggacataattgattgtgacactcaagatggctaccaggtaagcagttcttattttttctctccagaaaaaagttgaaattttgtttgtcatagtacacagacaactttttagttctcattaccgaaacatgagtttgtaaatgcatatatttaatgttatatcctgttgtggtaatgataatttttaaaaaatgtaaataattcacattttttaaatcctccaaaaatggttatagtaagttcagaccttaatcttatacactgaataaaaagattttcaaaaaaaaaaattcttagtatttttgtcttgttttcagtaaaaatatctaaaaattcttaaattaagatgctttttcttgaggagcaaaacgacccaagaaaataagtctagtttttagaccaaaaatatcaaagaCCAAAAaccttgaaaatttttcttaaacactaaattcaagaaaatttctttttttgcttgttttatgcacaaaatcacttaaatttgatatttatggtctaaaactagacttattttcttgggtcgttttgctcatcaagcatcttaatttttagaatttttagatatttttactgaaaacaagacaaaaatacaaataatttttttcttgaaaatctttttttgcagtgtatgtgaaattttttttttcaagggctttaaaaaattctgatgctggacaccttctaaatctggattttgtgagaatcacccatatgtgTATATTTAGGTTATGTATATAAGAAAACATGTGTGTTACAGTATATGAAAGTGTGTTCATTACTTGAAACGGTCTTGTGTAATGTTGGCACTGTGAAATATATCAGAGAGGAATGAACGGCTATTAGACTATCTGAAGTGTTTCTAGACCAAAATAGGACAAATAGGAGTCATCATCATgactaaaaaaaaactgttttccGTGAAACAATTTTTATGACCAATCTTCCAACCGTGTGTAAAAATGGTTTATTACCCATTACTTTTTAAAGCTGTTTTTCCCTAACACAATACTGCAGTTGACGTCAGGATAAGACATTACTGGACCACTGCGGTATAAATCTGTGTCTGTGATGACCTTAAAAACACATCACTTAACCTGCTACAATTATGTATATGGGGTTGACGTAAGTCATAATGATTTTGATTGCCGACAATGATGCTCTTCggtcaaataaaaaagaaagtgAAAAGTTAAAAAGACAAAGACAATTGTGTACGAACTGCCCAcacacattcattcattcattcattcaatgaGGACCGCCAGGCTCTGTGCGGATGTGTTTGGCAGAGCAATAAGATCCATTCAGCTGCTGTACAGTACATATAACTAAAGGTGATTCAAGAAAACACCTGAATATAGAAACAATTTGTCCTTGACTGAAAATGTACCTTTGCTTTCCTTCCGGATGAGTCAATGAAGAAACTGATGATATCAATCTTCTCCTGTCTCCTCAGTAAACATGCACAGTCGCTCCTGGCTTTTGGCTGCGGCGGTTCTGTGTTTTCATGGCCCGTATGTAGATGGGAACTGCTTAGATGTGGCAGACTGCATGGTCCTTGAATCAAATGAGCAAAGATTGGTAAGATGCATTTAATGGGATATTTACATTGAAAGcgattttatcagtatgtatgTTCCCTAGAGGTATCACTACATAGTTTATATGGGTTATAGGTCGTATAAATTTGGAGATTGAAGACTTTTGCATGCTTTCATTCACAGCAGTGTATTCAGGAATGCACAGATTTCCAAGACTTCACTCATGGAAGTCTGTCGTCACCTGATGAGGAAGAGGTTGAGGAAGAGAGCCTCAGTTTGGGCCTGCTCTTATCCGCCCTGTCTCCCGTTTCAACCAAGACCAAAGGCTCATCTGAAGAACCTCTCCGTGGTGACGAGAGGAGGTCTTACTCCATGGAGCACTTCCGATGGGGAAAACCCATAGGCCGGAAACGTCGACCGGTAAAGGTGTTCGCCAACGGTGCCCTGGAAGCGGAACCAGAGGAGTCCACGGAAACGGTCCGTGTCGATCGAAGGCAGGACGAGACCGTGGGCGTTCGACAAAGTAACAACGCGAAGACCAACAACGGGAAGTACCGCATGAGCCATTTCAGGTGGAACGCTCCACCCGACAAACGCTACGGAGGGTTCATGAGGTCATCGTCAGAGCAATCCCACAAGCCCCTGCTCACGCTGATACGCAATGCTATGGTTAGAGACGgacagcagttcaaaaattaaAAGAGGAGGGAGAATGGACAGAAGTCGTTACGCTTCATTCATCTTCATTTTAAAAGCTTCCATAGAAACAGAAAAATAAGATTTCAACTCAGCACGAGTCAAATCATGTGTTTATCAAACGTCAGGGTTATTTATGCATTATTTACCTGCACTGTACTTGAATATATCTCTGGGATTTAAAAGGGAAGAGGATCAGATATGCTGGGTATTTATCTAGTTTAGTGAATTCTACTGTAAAAtacacattaaaataaatttgcaatGATACACGGTGTGGATTTTTGTGTTATGGTGGTTTCCTCTCGAGGTGACAAGTGTATGAAGCAAATACTTTTCACAGTTTTTTTTCCACTTAAAAAATAAGAATCAAAACTGGAACGGCATAATGTAAAAACAGTATGGGGGTCATTGGTTTTTCAAATTAACTGTTGTTTTATGTATCTCACCATGCCGCGTACGCCCCGCCCTTAATTAATCGAGTACTTGTTTTTCAGACATAGAtcaatcgaaatgaaaaaaaaaaaatatatagattaggttttatttttgttaacattagtaaatgcacaACCTAACATGGCCTAACAATAAGCAATATAgtttttagcatttattaatgccaatacaattgttcttgttcattgtgcattaactcaTTACACATTTtgctaataaaatgtataagtaaATGCGTTAACATGAAAtgagatgaataaatgctgtagagttaattcatgttaactaatgcattaactaatgtttacaaatacaaccttataaTAAAGTGTTATCAAGATAATTATCATCTATTAGCATTAAACTAAATTTATCCATGCCATAACTGACTTAATAAATTATGCATATTAAGgtttaagtaaggaataattgacaacgggccgctgaattttaagaaaataatgcacactcaacagtgttcgaattatgtcaaagcttatggaaaatgtatacaatatataaaataaaaaaacagacgttcaaacaaacaaacaaaggttttatcctatcttcatttgttctctttttatcatctcttaaatatgggtaggtttcttcaaaaaatacatcattttgagcaaaaagctaaggaattgcatttttgtgaagacttagagattagattcagagcgataatcaaaacatacacagagtttttactgtttttgggtCACTGGATGATTCAGTggtttataagttgggtaacaGCACCACCTGGTgtataatagcggaaatatggatcgctgtaaaaactcgtcattggcaggggagggagcgttttctcttaaaggggacatatcatgaaattctgacttttttcatgtttcagTGCGAATGGGGTCCCCGgggcttctatcaacctagacaatgtgaaaaagatcaacccagtttagttttggtaaaccattctctgcaagcatgggaaaaaataggtcattgaaatttggctccccttgtgtgGACCTCAAAAGGGGGTAACAAACACCAACCTGAATCTGCACTATCccaccacggcactgccatttagtgcagagatcagctcatttgcatttaaaaggacacaccccaaaacagcacatttgtgctcacacctacaaagtggcaattttaacatgttataatatctgtggggtattttgagctagaactttacTTACATGGTACATTTTGATCAGGAGTTGGAGAAGGTTGACTGGAATATTTTGAATCTTAATGATGAAATAGACCCATTTTGTGGGAGCTTTTTAGATTTaattaataatgttaaagtgaaattTATTAAAAAGTGTGTTAACttgaataaaaaagtaaatttaccCTGGCTGACAAAAGAGATTTGGAATTTGATGAGGAGAAGAGATTTTCTACTTAAAAAGGCTTTAAAATCGAAAATTGATAATGACATGCGTAGTAGTGAAAGAATTAAAAATTTCGAAGGCAAACTTTTTTATTGATTTGATAACACAAGCTAAAGGAAACAATCATTTGGTTTGGAAGCACATTAATACTATTTCTTGGAAAAAAATGTCTCAGAAATGTTatgaaattaaaataaacaatgttttaaCGCAAGATGAATCAAAGGTAGCTAGTgattttaatagtttttttaaagattCTGTTAATGAATTGGCAGTTGTTTTTGATAATAGAACAGTGGATCTGAAATCTGTAGATTTAACAAAACGAGTGTTTCACTTAAATGAGGTTTCGGAGCCAGAGGTCATTAAAAAGAACTTAAAGTTTCTAAGTCACAGGATGGTTATGGGTTAGATTCGTGTATGGTAAGAAGGAATGCTGCCACCCTATGTCGACCTATTACTCAGTTAATCAATCGATCCATCAGAGAAGCGGTCTTCCCAGACTGTCTAAAAAAGGCAGTGGTTACACCTTTGCATAAGGGAGGAGACAAAGCTGAGCTGTCCAACTATAGACCAGTGAGTATCCTACCTGTAATATCTAAAGTAGTTGAGAGAGTAGTGGCCATGCAACTAATGGATCATTTGAATTTTGGAGAGCACCCCCTGAATCCACTTCAGTTCGGTTTTAGAAAACATCATTCGACTGAAACGGCACTTTGTTATTTCGTTGAACAACTTAAAGCCATGTTGGATAAAGGGGGGGTGGTGGGGGCTATATTTTTAGATCTGAAAAGAGCTTTTGACACGGTAAACTATAACATCCTCTTATCCAAATTGTCCACTCATAACATTTCTGATGAGACATTACGATGGTTTACATCTTATTTAAAGAATAGGAAGCACTGCACAAGATTTAAGAGCACGATGTCGTCATTCTTAGATTGCCCAGTTGGGGTGCCACAAGGCTCCATTTTGGGCCCTCTCTTGTTCAGTGTGTATATAAATGATCTTCCGGCTATTTGTCCTGATGTGCATGTACAAATGTACAAATGACGATGCTGTGATATATGttcatgcaaaaaaaattcagaattCACGAAGCAGAGTTTGTTAAGTATTTAGGTGTGGTTTTGGACAGGACACTGTCATTTAAAAAGCATGCTTCCAAACtgataaaaactgtaaaatttaaTTTATCGGAGTTTAGATATCTTCGCTAGCAAATAAGCACGGATGCAGCTAAGCTTTATATGCATGCAATGATATTGTCATATTTTACTTATTGCAGCACAACTTGGTCTTTAGCAACCAACTCTGTATTACAGCCGCTCCAAAGCTTGTATAAACAGGCACTTAAAATTTTAGACAAAAAACCTGTTTCATACCACTACTGTAATATTGTGAAGAAATATAGACTATTAAGtttgaaaattttattttgttttcgaATGTTAGTTTAGTATATaaaatttttcatgatttgGCACCACAGCCCCTGAGAATGTTGGTAAAATCGTGTGAAGAGGTAGGAATTAGAACAACGCGAGCCACCTCTAGAGGAGACTGTTATGTAAAATTTAGGTCCTCTACCTTTGGACAGAATTGCTTCTCAGTAAAAGCAGCAGGGATGTGGAATTCGTTGCCTTTAACTGTGTGAGAGAGTATTACATTGCAACAGTTTAAATTTAACCTTAAAAAGTGGTTGAAAAATGGGCAGTTTTGTAATCATTAGCACAAAAATTGGTAAATTGGGTTATAGCAGGTAAATTTTAATAGTTGTAAATACTGCAGTTAGTGCATTTCTTGAGACGATATTTTTATaggtgttttatttgtattttgtacTGTGAGTGGACTTATTGGTAGAAATGATTATTGTACACTGTATTAACTTTTTGTCACTTTGCCGCTGTCCAGGGACTACAGATGAAAATTAGCTTGAAGCTATTTCTGGTCTGTGAAACACATTTGTTGTGCAACGTCCCtgtcaaataaacaataaataaataaatacatacttTGGGGAagccaaagatttattttacatcttaaagagtaactaaaccctaaaccaactttttttagttaatgatctgtaagaatgatggtttattagtgctgttcattgatttaagtaagttttttgacatttggatataaagtgtttcaatactacaatatatggtgtaaaaacgtctgagtgctgccctcttcaggttgaacggtggctactgcagttgaattttcctattggaagttgggtccaaaaaatgactcgtgacgtaagcagattcaagctcaccacgcccttgttatgatctcaccacacactagttcatcccctctatctgcattgggatctgcccacttttcttgcatttttcaaatattgccagtgggtggagtcaggctctgaccaggggtttagttacactttaaaaaagttgaTTTGATAAAAaccacgaaaaaaaaaaaaaagtcctttacaaaaattcaattatctcagctttttactcaacatttagggctctatcttacacccggcgcaatgcggcgcaatgcgcgacgcaagtgtcctttgctagtttccaccctgcgcaattgtaattttcacgtttagcgctgcgttgtttaaatagcaaatgcatttgcgcccccttttgcgcccatgggcgttctggtctgaaaacgaggtgtgttcaggcgcattgttggcgcgttgctattttgaggcaactaaaatagactacgccattgaccaacaaaaacctgctctaaagtcttaagtcaatggcgcaatatgtttttttttactttaaaaacattatttaaagagcgcattagtaatatgcgcctaaacgggacgacaacgcgggtttgcttaacacatacatgaatgcgcagcagcacaaaaacgcttttaaatatgaaagattaaaggattgaatgtaaaagattattattgagtctcttggacataaatgaggaccgattatgagaaggcgcaaagagctgcttcacctgcagcctggtaagtaaataaatgctttgctttaaacaaatgcatctgtttttaaatgtttttttttaaatgctacctcacggatttattgtatatgatgactctgtacctgtggatatggttagatgagaaacatttttaagtaatgcttaaaaaaaaactgacgctgtccaagtgctgaacctTGTGGAgggccgtttgtaaattctttatctcctgtttgttacaaataaagtatttttagagtacaaaccttttcttacatacttgtaaattattttttgatgatattggatagccatacatttacagcaattaaaagcctgctttttttacttccatgactaaaagaaaacgggttttaaaggttttaataaaaaaataacaatttcaatacaagtgaaaaacaacacaattatttaacattattcttaaactggggatcttcttcctctgcttagtttttcagtttacaaagtccgtcatctaaatagggattacacatagcgccagcgcaacaggcttttaaaggggatgagagctgagactctcattggtttattgcacgttacgcccaaaatactcccattaatcataaaaaaaataggacctacccttttcgaccatgcgctcggcgcacaaaccatttttcccgtcgttaaattagcaaaagggcattcatttagacgttgcgctgtgcgctttagacaatgcgcttagatcgttaaaatagggcccatagtatttttgaagaaacctacccatatttgagaggtgataaaaagagataacttgtcaattgCGGGGAAGAGttaatgtgttttgtttaattcaatttttaattcaaagtttttgttttgttttatgtaaTACATTTTCCATGGGGGGGGCATGAAAGGATGCACCGTACACCAAAaacgtttgagaaccactgaactAGAGCATCTAAAATGACAAAATAAGTGCAATGTCAATGTGTTTTACGGAAAACATTTCAATTGTACCCACTATACTGtatagaaaatgttttatttgcagtttgaacacaaaaacaaatcaTCGCCATGTTTGTTAGGGAAAACTCTTACCCAGACAGAGCAATACTTCAAAATAGATTGTGCTTGTATTTTAGCAATGCTAAACATCATCAAATAGCAGATTTTTCAAAACTCAATTTCCACCAGAAATAACACTCAATACATGACTTCAACATGTCAGAAACTTCATATACAAAAAGAAAACCATGACTAAACAACATTGGTGAAGAAAGGTGAAGTATTTACAGAACTTTAGTGTGTATTTtcaaattattatattataatgctTTTAATAATGATATTGCAGCATTAAGATTTACCTGACAGCTACAGTATAGATATAACCGCACTTACTGTTGGGATAATTCTGCTTATCTAACTGCGGTGTTATTTATatgaataatatatttgtgGTAAACGCTTTTTCATCAAATAAACTTTGAAACTGCTTTTTACAAATGGCCTTATTTTATCATTATAAACATAGTCCTACCAAAAACATTTATGGCCACCATGTTGTCGAAAACAACCCTCAACAAGAATAA
The nucleotide sequence above comes from Paramisgurnus dabryanus chromosome 12, PD_genome_1.1, whole genome shotgun sequence. Encoded proteins:
- the pomcb gene encoding proopiomelanocortin b, translated to MHSRSWLLAAAVLCFHGPYVDGNCLDVADCMVLESNEQRLQCIQECTDFQDFTHGSLSSPDEEEVEEESLSLGLLLSALSPVSTKTKGSSEEPLRGDERRSYSMEHFRWGKPIGRKRRPVKVFANGALEAEPEESTETVRVDRRQDETVGVRQSNNAKTNNGKYRMSHFRWNAPPDKRYGGFMRSSSEQSHKPLLTLIRNAMVRDGQQFKN